The genomic region ACCGACGGAGGGTCATCAGGTGCAGCCCGATCCACGCCATCGCGGTCACGACCATGGCCGCTGCCACGGCCTGACGCTCCAGGTGCTGGCCGATCCCGTCCTCGTCCAGCAGCACCGCCAGCACGACGATCGCGGCCACCGCCTTGACGGTGAAGAAGCCCAGCGCGATCGGCAGGGACGCCATCGGGTTCTTCTTGGCCAGCGGGTCGAGCAGGCCCGGGCTGGACCCCAGGAACGCCACGACCAGGACCCCGCCGACCAAGGCCCCAGAGAGGGCCTCCCGGCCTCCGATGAAGCCCGCGACGACCGCGGTCACCGCGATCAGGACGAGGCACGGCACGACGACGCGGCGCAGGATCTGCATGGGGCCATGCTCCCATCCCGGGGCACTACCGGTTCCCCGAGGTGGCGAGGTCCGGTTCATCGGATTGACAAGCGGCACGGACCGGCGAGGTGTGCCGTGGGTCAGGCCGCCCTCCGCCTGATCGCTCCCTCACCCGCCCCCTCCCCAGATTTGCTGCCGTATCCACCGAACCATTGAGGAAGAACGGTGGATTCGCGAGCAAATCTGGGCCGGAGTGCCCCCTTGCCGAGGTTTGCAGTTACGGACCGACCTTGGAGCTGAGCTTGGGGGCCAGGATGATCGCGATGCCGCTCAGCACGAGCAGGACCAGGAACGCCACGATCGACTGCCACCCGCTCAGCAGGCTGACCACGACGCTGCCGAACGCGAACAGGCCCGCGACCGCGTACATCGAGAGGACCGCCTGCGGGTGCGAGTGCCCCATCTCGAGCAGGCGGTGGTGCAGGTGCATCTTGTCGGGGCTGAACGGCGAGCGGCGCTCGCGGGTGCGGCGCACGACGGCGAGCAGCATGTCGACGAACGGGATCGCCAGCACCATGAACGGCAGGATCAAGGGCAGCAGCGCCGGCAGGAAGCTCGCGTCGGCGTCGCCGACGCCCTGCGCGAGGCTGCTGGGCGGGAACTGACCGGTGAGGCTGATCGACGAGCACGCCATGACGAAGCCGATCAGCATCGACCCGGAGTCGCCGATGAACATCCGCGCCGGATAGAAGTTGTGGGGCAGGATCCCCAGGCACACGCCGGCCAGGGCGATCGTCAGCATGGCCGCCGCGATCGCACGGGTCTCGCCGTTCTCGACCGCGAGGATGAAGGCGAACACGAAGAAGGCGATGGCCCCGATCGCGACGATGCCGGCCGCGAGGCCGTCGAGGCCGTCGACGAAGTTGACCGCATTGGCCGACCCGACGATCAGCACGATCGTCAGCAGCATCGCCTGCGCCTGGTCGAGCCCGATGAAGGTTCCCGGCAGGGGCAGGTACACGAACTGCACGCCGAGGGCCACCACCACGACGCTCGCGAGCACCTGCCCCGCGAACTTGGTGAGCGCGTCGAGCTCGATCAGGTCGTCGACGACCCCGACGGCGCAGATGAGCGCTCCGCCCGCCAGGATCGCGCGCACGTCGTGGAACACCGTCGCGTCGGCCGAGCCGAGGAACGGGAGGCGCTCGGCGAGCAGCGTGGCCGCCACGAGGCCGCCGAGCATCGCCGGCCCTCCGAAGTACGGCGTGGGGACGGCGTGGACGTCGCGGTCGCGCACGCGGGCCTGGGCGCCCACACGCACGGCCACGAGCCTCGCGATCGAGGCCAGGAGGTACGTGACGCCGAGGGCGATGCCGAAGACGGCGAGGTACTCACGCACCGGCTGGTCCCCCCGCCGGTGCCGTGCCCGGGGCGGGCTCGATCGTGTTGTTGAACCGGTGCAGGTCGGCGAGGTCGACCGCGCCCTGGCGCAGGACCCGGGGCGTCGGCCCCGTGACGTCCAGGATCGTGGACGGGACTCCCCCCGGCGAGGTGCCACCGTCGAGGTAGACCGCGACCGAGTCGCCCAGCTGCTCCCGGGCCTCGGCGGCCGTCGTCGCCGCCGGCTGTCCCGTGCGGTTGGCGCTGCTGACCGCGAGGGGCCCCGTCGCACCGAGCAGCTCGCGGGCGACCACGTCGTCGGGCACGCGCACCGCGACGGTGCGGTGGGTCTCCCCGAGGTCCCAGTCGAGCGAGGCCTGCTGGTGGCACACGACCGTGAGCGCACCGGGCCACATCTCCTCGGTCATGCTGCGGAGCCAGCCCGGGACCTCGGCGACGAGCGCCTCCAACGTCGACGTGGCTCCGATCAGGACCGGCGGCGGCATCGTGCGGTCGCGGCCCTTGGCGTCGAGCAGGCTCTGCACGGCGGCGGGCGAGAACGCATCGGCCGCGATGCCGTACACGGTGTCGGTGGGGACGACCACCAGCTCGCCGGCACGCACGGCGGTCCGCGCCGCCTCGACGCCGTCGCGTCGCTGCGCCTCGTCACGGCAGTCGAAGATCATGGGATCACCTCACCCGAAACAGCAGGGTAGTTCGGCGATCCCATGAGAGAGCCATCGGTGCCCTCGCTGCGCTCGATCACTGGGATCACCTCACCAGAAAGAGCACGGTAGTTCGGCGATCCCATGAGCGAACCGTCGGTGCCCTCGCTGCGCTCGATCACGATGTCACCTTAAGGCGTCAGTCTGCGAGGTCGGTCAGACGAGGCCGTGGGCCGCACCGGCGATCAGGACGAACCTTCCCGCGCGGCCCACCAGGACCGATGCGGCGAACACGACGACCCGCATCCTCGAGGCCCCGGCGAGCACGGCGACGGCGAGCAGCGGCGGGATGCCGATGAAGGCCGACGCGAGCACCGTGACGACGGCGCGGATCGGATCGTCGAGCCACCCGATCAGGACCGCGCCGACACGCTGCACCCCGCGAGCCAGGCGGCCGGTACGAGGCTCTCGTGGCGGCCGGCGGCGACTCAGGTCCCGCCCGGCCCGGGCCGCCTGGAACAGGACCACCTTGCCGACCACGGTGCCGATCGAGAGGAACACGACCATCCAGACGACGTCCATGCCGTCGAGGAGCAGCGCCGTCGCGGCGGCGTACGCCTCGGCGTTCAGGACCGGGATGAGGGCGGAGCCGATGCCGTAGGCCAGGGCCGCCAGCACCACCGCGGCCGTCGTCACACGGCGACCTCGCGGCTCGCCTCGAGCTCCCGGATGCGACCGACGACGCGATGGGCGCTCCAGGCCTTCACGGCGACCTGGGCGATCACGATGACGAGGGCCAGCGGCAGGTTCCCGACGACGACCGCCACGATGATGCCGATGTTGTTGAGCGCCTTCGCCGGGTGCGACCAGTTGAGCTGGTAGACCAGCTCGTCGACCACGGCGAAGTAGTTCGGGCTCACGATGGGCCAGAGCAGGAACGACAGCGACAGCAAGCAGTCGAGCACCATGAAGTTCAGCAGGAAGATCCCCACCGGCACCGCCAGGTCGGGCTGGAGCAGGATCAGGTTGGTCGCGCATACCGCGGTGCACAGGCGGTCGCTCAGGATGTCGTGCACGGCCCCGGCCCGCGTCTCCTGGCCCAGCAGTCGGGCGGCGAGGCCATCGGCGC from Aeromicrobium sp. Sec7.5 harbors:
- a CDS encoding VTT domain-containing protein, whose product is MTTAAVVLAALAYGIGSALIPVLNAEAYAAATALLLDGMDVVWMVVFLSIGTVVGKVVLFQAARAGRDLSRRRPPREPRTGRLARGVQRVGAVLIGWLDDPIRAVVTVLASAFIGIPPLLAVAVLAGASRMRVVVFAASVLVGRAGRFVLIAGAAHGLV
- a CDS encoding CDP-alcohol phosphatidyltransferase family protein; this encodes MARTPVVADGIGPILTVPNAITVVRTVVSLGLALVALQSDDRLPWVIAAYLVYYLGDSADGLAARLLGQETRAGAVHDILSDRLCTAVCATNLILLQPDLAVPVGIFLLNFMVLDCLLSLSFLLWPIVSPNYFAVVDELVYQLNWSHPAKALNNIGIIVAVVVGNLPLALVIVIAQVAVKAWSAHRVVGRIRELEASREVAV
- a CDS encoding MraY family glycosyltransferase codes for the protein MREYLAVFGIALGVTYLLASIARLVAVRVGAQARVRDRDVHAVPTPYFGGPAMLGGLVAATLLAERLPFLGSADATVFHDVRAILAGGALICAVGVVDDLIELDALTKFAGQVLASVVVVALGVQFVYLPLPGTFIGLDQAQAMLLTIVLIVGSANAVNFVDGLDGLAAGIVAIGAIAFFVFAFILAVENGETRAIAAAMLTIALAGVCLGILPHNFYPARMFIGDSGSMLIGFVMACSSISLTGQFPPSSLAQGVGDADASFLPALLPLILPFMVLAIPFVDMLLAVVRRTRERRSPFSPDKMHLHHRLLEMGHSHPQAVLSMYAVAGLFAFGSVVVSLLSGWQSIVAFLVLLVLSGIAIILAPKLSSKVGP
- a CDS encoding L-threonylcarbamoyladenylate synthase, which translates into the protein MIFDCRDEAQRRDGVEAARTAVRAGELVVVPTDTVYGIAADAFSPAAVQSLLDAKGRDRTMPPPVLIGATSTLEALVAEVPGWLRSMTEEMWPGALTVVCHQQASLDWDLGETHRTVAVRVPDDVVARELLGATGPLAVSSANRTGQPAATTAAEAREQLGDSVAVYLDGGTSPGGVPSTILDVTGPTPRVLRQGAVDLADLHRFNNTIEPAPGTAPAGGPAGA